Below is a window of Phycisphaerae bacterium DNA.
ACTCGGCAGAGGCACCACCTTCCACTTCACCCTGCCCGCCGGACCGGCCGAGGCGCCGGCCTGACCCAGCCTGCGGTTGCCTCGACCCGCCATCGCCGGCTATCCCAGCTCAAGCTTCGCGCTAACCGGCGTCTCGTGCGTCACCATGTCGAATACCGGCGATCGCTTCTGAGCCAGTTCGACCAGTTCCTCGATCGTCTCCCGCGGCGCGGGCGACTTGACGTGGAACGTCACGCGGATGCTCGAATAGCCGTTCCGCACCTCGTCGCTCAGGCCCAGAAATCCGCGAAGGTCCAAGTCCGCCGTCAAGTCCAGCCGCAGCTCGTCGATCTGAACCCCGCGGGCCGCCGCGTGGTAGACAAACGTGGTGTTCAAACACGAGGAAAGGGCGTACAGCAGCGCCTCGGTCGCGCTGGGCCCGTGGTCCTCGCCCAACAGCACGTCCGGCTCGTCCGCGTGCAGCTCGAACCGCTGGGCGTGCTCGCGATCCTCGCCGGCCCCGTAGTAGTCGCTCACGGTGGTCCGGCAATGGGCCCCGTCCACCCACTCGTTG
It encodes the following:
- a CDS encoding OsmC family protein; translation: MATQTTTLNGVDIERLRETIHNLKGNPELAKVQHRATNEWVDGAHCRTTVSDYYGAGEDREHAQRFELHADEPDVLLGEDHGPSATEALLYALSSCLNTTFVYHAAARGVQIDELRLDLTADLDLRGFLGLSDEVRNGYSSIRVTFHVKSPAPRETIEELVELAQKRSPVFDMVTHETPVSAKLELG